A stretch of the Chanos chanos chromosome 1, fChaCha1.1, whole genome shotgun sequence genome encodes the following:
- the LOC115811507 gene encoding potassium voltage-gated channel subfamily A member 1: MEIALVSFENGGAKGNGGNVSETCQNALDHPQPAFVQTGHNEGYSKELNTTGNPQQSSWKINDMNNTFSCSENAMDALLRADHSPHLFDEDMLDMDMDNESNERVLINIAGLRYETQLGTLNQFPDTLLGDPDKRIKYFDPLRNEYFFDRNRPSFDGILYFYQSGGKIRRPVNVSIDVFADEIRFYQLGEEAMERFREDEGFIKEEEKPLPQNEFQKQVWLIFEYPESSSPARGIAIVSVIVITISIITFCLETLPEFRDERELPVTSRADNGTQVRPSLTFTDPFFIIETTCVIWFTFELFVRFFACPSKSEFSKTIMNIIDIMSIMPYFITVGTELVEQQGQEHNNGQQAMSLAILRVIRLVRVFRIFKLSRHSKGLQILGQTLKASMRELGLLIFFLFIGVILFSSAVYFAEADEPESHFSSIPDAFWWAVVTMTTVGYGDMRPVTVGGKIVGSLCAIAGVLTIALPVPVIVSNFNYFYHRETDQDQSSLKDEPTSPCDELKRSRSRSSLKSTGDVENNEGVNTPVEKANIKANSNLDIKRSLYAFCLDTRETDL; this comes from the coding sequence ATGGAGATAGCCTTAGTGAGTTTTGAGAACGGCGGCGCAAAAGGGAACGGAGGTAATGTCAGTGAAACCTGCCAAAATGCGCTGGATCACCCTCAACCAGCCTTCGTCCAGACCGGACACAATGAGGGCTACAGCAAAGAGCTAAACACCACTGGGAATCCACAGCAGAGCTCGTGGAAAATTAACGACATGAATAACACGTTTAGCTGCAGCGAAAATGCCATGGATGCGCTCCTACGCGCCGACCACAGTCCCCATCTCTTTGACGAGGACATGCTGGACATGGACATGGACAATGAGAGTAACGAAAGAGTGCTGATCAACATTGCTGGTCTGAGGTATGAGACCCAACTGGGTACGCTTAACCAGTTCCCGGATACTTTACTTGGGGACCCCGATAAAAGAATCAAATACTTTGACCCACTGCGGAACGAGTACTTCTTCGATCGGAACCGACCAAGTTTTGACGGAATACTTTACTTCTATCAGTCGGGTGGGAAAATTCGGAGGCCAGTTAACGTGTCAATCGACGTGTTTGCTGATGAGATTCGCTTTTATCAGCTGGGGGAAGAGGCGATGGAACGGTTCCGAGAAGACGAAGGCTTCatcaaagaagaagagaagcCTTTGCCACAGAATGAATTTCAGAAACAGGTATGGCTCATCTTCGAATATCCCGAGAGCTCAAGCCCTGCAAGAGGTATAGCCATTGTCTCGGTGATCGTAATCACAATATCCATAATAACCTTTTGCTTAGAAACATTACCCGAGTTCCGTGATGAAAGGGAACTGCCGGTGACAAGCAGAGCAGACAATGGCACTCAGGTTCGGCCGTCGCTCACCTTCACCGACCCTTTCTTCATAATCGAGACCACCTGTGTGATATGGTTCACGTTTGAACTATTTGTGAGATTCTTCGCCTGTCCCAGCAAGTCCGAGTTCTCCAAAACCATCATGAACATAATTGATATCATGTCCATAATGCCTTATTTCATCACAGTTGGCACAGAGCTGGTAGAGCAGCAAGGACAAGAGCACAATAACGGACAGCAAGCTATGTCACTGGCCATTCTGAGGGTAATAAGGTTAGTACGAGTGTTTCGGATTTTCAAACTTTCCAGGCACTCAAAGGGCCTACAAATTCTGGGTCAGACTCTCAAAGCCAGCATGAGAGAACTTGGGCTTTtgatcttcttcctcttcatcggAGTTATACTGTTCTCCAGCGCCGTGTACTTCGCAGAAGCGGATGAGCCGGAGTCCCACTTTTCGAGCATACCAGATGCCTTCTGGTGGGCTGTAGTCACCATGACAACTGTGGGTTATGGTGACATGAGACCAGTTACAGTAGGGGGCAAGATTGTCGGTTCACTCTGTGCCATCGCAGGGGTGTTGACCATTGCGTTGCCTGTGCCCGTTATTGTGTCAAACTTCAACTACTTTTACCATAGAGAAACTGACCAAGATCAGTCCTCGCTCAAAGACGAACCCACTAGTCCTTGTGATGAACTGAAACGCAGCCGCAGCAGATCCTCTCTAAAGTCCACCGGAGACGTGGAGAATAACGAAGGGGTTAATACTCCTGTCGAAAAGGCTAACATCAAAGCTAACAGCAACTTGGACATCAAAAGATCTCTTTATGCGTTTTGTCTAGACACGAGGGAAACAGACCTGTGA